The following proteins are encoded in a genomic region of Magallana gigas chromosome 1, xbMagGiga1.1, whole genome shotgun sequence:
- the LOC105317645 gene encoding uncharacterized protein isoform X1, which yields MALKTPDNMTLCPELAKEYNIITIANINSLQLSTYDRQPGTRVQVSCLSNTFKVLGPTSLTCLRNGTWDKQVPKCVSRKEYIASQMKPKTTVSPVKPKEGAAQGASSTSSIDSSLAVFSGNLVPYIITVCVLAIMFLSLVFILTYLVRMRKIVNRKINEIEEKDRRPAHVRAVDSLRSLQSGSATIYDYFRHTDSPTLSASTSSHSTTHRSKYETQWDRPGASPLYNDDQQNRQRASSLYDEDQTNRQRANSMYDERQQNRRENASLGRDYVYSNIDSRFKRQKEGNGSQGAYLNSGFQGREGYSNGPQGVYGQYDPRVKRARSHEILKTAYSNSYGERFRRENDRDTRSLHHANEDDRWFQL from the exons ATGGCTTTAAAAA cTCCAGACAACATGACTTTGTGTCCCGAACTCGCAAAAGAATACAATATTATCACTATAGCTAACATAAACTCACTACAACTTAGTACTTACGACAGACAGCCAGGGACAAGAGTACAAGTCTCCTGCCTTTCAAACACGTTTAAGGTACTCGGGCCTACATCGCTCACATGTCTCCGTAACGGGACCTGGGATAAACAAGTTCCCAAATGTGTAAGCAGAAAGGAGTATATTGCATCACAAATGAAACCCAAGACCACTGTTAGTCCCGTTAAACCAAAAGAAGGAGCAGCACAAG GCGCATCTTCGACATCAAGCATTGATTCCTCATTAGCTGTTTTCTCCGGAAACCTTGTTCCTTACATCATCACTGTCTGTGTCCTAGCTATAATGTTCCTTAGTTTGGTGTTCATACTGACATATTTGGTGCGCATGCGCAAAATcgtaaacagaaaaataaacgAAATAGAGGAGAAAGACCGGCGCCCTGCGCATGTGCGCGCTGTGGACAG TTTGCGATCCCTACAATCGGGCTCTGCGACAATTTATGACTACTTCCGACACACCGATTCCCCGACCCTCAGCGCTTCAACCTCATCCCACAGTACCACACATAGATCTAAGTACGAGACTCAGTGGGACAGACCAGGGGCATCCCCTTTGTATAACGACGATCAGCAAAACAGGCAAAGAGCTTCCTCTCTCTATGACGAAGATCAAACAAACAGACAAAGGGCGAACTCCATGTACGACGAACGTCAACAAAATCGGCGAGAAAATGCATCGTTAGGACGGGATTATGTATATTCAAACATAGACTCGAGATTTAAACGCCAAAAAGAAGGAAATGGTTCACAGGGTGCATATTTAAATAGTGGTTTTCAAGGACGTGAAGGATACTCAAATGGACCTCAAGGAGTTTATGGACAATATGATCCTAGGGTCAAACGTGCTCGGAGTCACGAAATCTTGAAAACGGCATATTCAAACAGTTATGGTGAAAGATTCAGGCGTGAAAACGACAGAGATACGAGGTCTTTACATCATGCAAACGAAGATGATAGGTGGTTTCAGTtataa
- the LOC105317645 gene encoding uncharacterized protein isoform X2 — translation MTLCPELAKEYNIITIANINSLQLSTYDRQPGTRVQVSCLSNTFKVLGPTSLTCLRNGTWDKQVPKCVSRKEYIASQMKPKTTVSPVKPKEGAAQGASSTSSIDSSLAVFSGNLVPYIITVCVLAIMFLSLVFILTYLVRMRKIVNRKINEIEEKDRRPAHVRAVDSLRSLQSGSATIYDYFRHTDSPTLSASTSSHSTTHRSKYETQWDRPGASPLYNDDQQNRQRASSLYDEDQTNRQRANSMYDERQQNRRENASLGRDYVYSNIDSRFKRQKEGNGSQGAYLNSGFQGREGYSNGPQGVYGQYDPRVKRARSHEILKTAYSNSYGERFRRENDRDTRSLHHANEDDRWFQL, via the exons ATGACTTTGTGTCCCGAACTCGCAAAAGAATACAATATTATCACTATAGCTAACATAAACTCACTACAACTTAGTACTTACGACAGACAGCCAGGGACAAGAGTACAAGTCTCCTGCCTTTCAAACACGTTTAAGGTACTCGGGCCTACATCGCTCACATGTCTCCGTAACGGGACCTGGGATAAACAAGTTCCCAAATGTGTAAGCAGAAAGGAGTATATTGCATCACAAATGAAACCCAAGACCACTGTTAGTCCCGTTAAACCAAAAGAAGGAGCAGCACAAG GCGCATCTTCGACATCAAGCATTGATTCCTCATTAGCTGTTTTCTCCGGAAACCTTGTTCCTTACATCATCACTGTCTGTGTCCTAGCTATAATGTTCCTTAGTTTGGTGTTCATACTGACATATTTGGTGCGCATGCGCAAAATcgtaaacagaaaaataaacgAAATAGAGGAGAAAGACCGGCGCCCTGCGCATGTGCGCGCTGTGGACAG TTTGCGATCCCTACAATCGGGCTCTGCGACAATTTATGACTACTTCCGACACACCGATTCCCCGACCCTCAGCGCTTCAACCTCATCCCACAGTACCACACATAGATCTAAGTACGAGACTCAGTGGGACAGACCAGGGGCATCCCCTTTGTATAACGACGATCAGCAAAACAGGCAAAGAGCTTCCTCTCTCTATGACGAAGATCAAACAAACAGACAAAGGGCGAACTCCATGTACGACGAACGTCAACAAAATCGGCGAGAAAATGCATCGTTAGGACGGGATTATGTATATTCAAACATAGACTCGAGATTTAAACGCCAAAAAGAAGGAAATGGTTCACAGGGTGCATATTTAAATAGTGGTTTTCAAGGACGTGAAGGATACTCAAATGGACCTCAAGGAGTTTATGGACAATATGATCCTAGGGTCAAACGTGCTCGGAGTCACGAAATCTTGAAAACGGCATATTCAAACAGTTATGGTGAAAGATTCAGGCGTGAAAACGACAGAGATACGAGGTCTTTACATCATGCAAACGAAGATGATAGGTGGTTTCAGTtataa